From Eschrichtius robustus isolate mEscRob2 chromosome 7, mEscRob2.pri, whole genome shotgun sequence, a single genomic window includes:
- the MYPN gene encoding myopalladin isoform X2, translating into MLILQVKTSSVIDLPDSLASLWITPMWYCEGKELENSPDVHIIQAGNLHSLTIAEAFEEDTGRYSCFASNIYGTDSTSAEIYIEGVSSSDSEGDPNKDEMNRIQKPNEVSSPPTTSAAIPSAVPQAQHVVAQPSVSTIQQCQSPTNYLQGLDGKPIIAAPVFTKMLQNLSASEGQLVVFECRVKGAPSPKVEWYREGTLIEDSPDFRILQKKPRSMAEPEEICTLVIAEVFAEDSGCFTCTASNKYGTVSSIAQLDIRGNEDPRNNGSLHSANSTTNLAAIEQQPSPPNPEPPSVEQLPKPKLEGVLVNHNEPRSSSRIGLRVHFNLPEDDKGSEASSEGGMVTTNQTRPDSFQERFNGQSAKIPEPSSPVKEPPPVLAKPKLDSSQLQQLHKQVLLEQQQLQNPSPSSPKEFPFNMSVLTSTAVPAVTMSGKQVKAPSSQTFSLARPKHFFPSTSTTAATVSPSSSPVFTLISTPQAMQRTVSKESLLVSQPLVQTKSLGGVSAQNEPPPPGPIEPAQLPLTFSISSGNQFQPHCVSPTPVSPTGRIQNPVAFLSSVLPSLPAIPPTNAMGLPRSAPSVPSQGRMKKHIKSSQPVNDDYIRETKNAVILDLGKKVNFSDVRSNQQEYKISSFEQRLMNEIEFRLERTPVDESDDEIQHDEIPTGKCIAPIFDKRLKHFRVTEGSPVTFTCKIVGIPVPKVYWFKDGKQISKRNEHFKMRREGDGTCSLHIDSTTGDDDGNYTIMAANPQGRISCSGHLMVQGLPLRSRLTAAGQSHRVRSRAQERDKEPLQERFFRPHFLQAPGDMVAHEGRLCRLDCKVSGLPPPELTWLLNGQPVLPDTSHMMLVRETGVHSLLIDPLTQRDAGTYTCVATNKTGQNSFSLDLTVVAKEVKKAPVILEKLQNSGVPEGHPVRLECRVIGMPPPVFYWKKGNETIPFTRDRISMHQDTTGYVCLLIQPAKKSDAGWYTLSAKNEAGIVSCTARLDIYAQWHHQIPPPMSVRPSGSRYGSLTSKGLDIFSAFSSTESTMVYSCSSRSVVESDEL; encoded by the exons gggTTTCTTCCTCTGACTCAGAAGGGGACCCTAACAAGGACGAAATGAATCG AATCCAGAAGCCAAATGAGGTGTCATCCCCTCCCACTACTTCTGCAGCCATTCCTTCAGCAGTACCCCAAGCCCAGCATGTGGTGGCCCAGCCCAGTGTGTCAACCATTCAGCAG TGTCAGAGCCCTACCAACTATCTGCAAGGATTGGATGGAAAACCTATCATTGCAGCTCCTGTGTTTACAAAG ATGTTACAAAATTTATCAGCCTCTGAGGGTCAGCTAGTTGTCTTTGAATGCAGAGTAAAAGGAGCTCCATCTCCTAAAGTTGAGTGGTATAGAGAAGGGACCTTGATAGAAGATTCTCCAGATTTTAGAATTTTACAGAAAA aacctCGATCCATGGCAGAGCCAG AGGAGATCTGTACTTTGGTCATTGCTGAGGTATTTGCGGAAGACTCTGGGTGCTTCACCTGTACTGCAAGCAATAAATACGGCACAGTGTCAAGCATTGCACAGCTAGATATAAGAG GAAATGAAGACCCCAGAAACAATGGGTCTCTTCACTCAGCCAACTCTACCACCAACCTGGCTGCTATTGAGCAACAGCCGTCCCCACCCAACCCAGAGCCACCTTCTGTGGAACAACTCCCTAAACCCAAACTGGAAGGCGTTCTGGTGAACCACAACGAGCCCCGGTCCAGCTCAAGGATCGGGCTCCGTGTCCACTTCAACCTGCCTGAAGATGACAAAGGAAGTGAAGCATCCTCTGAGGGTGGCATGGTGACCACCAACCAGACCAGGCCTGATTCCTTCCAGGAGAGATTCAATGGACAGTCGGCAAAAATCCCTGAGCCTTCCTCGCCCGTCAAAGAGCCCCCTCCAGTTCTGGCCAAACCCAAACT AGATTCCAGCCAGCTACAACAGCTTCACAAGCAAGTCTTACTGGAACAACAGCAGTTGCAAAACCCATCTCCTTCATCTCCTAAGGAGTTTCCTTTCAACATGAGTGTTTTGACCTCCACTGCTGTCCCAGCGGTGACAATGTCCGGCAAGCAGGTGAAGGCCCCTTCATCACAGACATTCAGCTTGGCCCGGCCAAAGCACTTCTTCCCCTCCACGAGCACCACTGCAGCAACTGTGTCCCCTTCCAGCTCTCCAGTGTTCACCCTGATCAGCACTCCTCAAGCCATGCAGAGGACAGTGAGCAAAGAAAGCCTCTTAGTTTCTCAGCCCTTGGTGCAAACCAAATCTCTAGGAGGGGTTTCTGCCCAAAACGAGCCACCTCCTCCAGGTCCGATAGAACCAGCACAACTGCCACTCACGTTTTCCATCTCCAGCGGAAACCAGTTTCAGCCCCACTGCGTGTCCCCAACTCCTGTCTCTCCCACCGGCCGGATTCAGAACCCAGTGGCTTTCCTCAGCTCCGTCCTGCCTTCTCTCCCTGCCATCCCACCCACCAATGCCATGGGGCTGCCTAGAAGCGCACCATCCGT GCCATCCCAGGGACGAATGAAGAAACATATAAAGTCTTCCCAACCAGTGAATGATGATTACATTCGTGAAACTAAGAATGCGGTGATTCTAGACTTGGGGAAAAAAGTGAATTTCAGTGATGTCAGATCAAACCAGCAG GAGTACAAAATTTCAAGCTTTGAGCAGAGGCTGATGAATGAAATAGAGTTTCGCTTGGAACGCACCCCTGTTGATGAATCAGATGATGAAATCCAACATGATGAGATCCCCACGGGCAAGTGTATTGCTCCCATCTTTGACAAAAGACTCAAGCACTTCCGGGTCACCGAAGGCTCTCCAGTGACATTCACCTGCAAAATTGTTGGGATACCTGTCCCAAAG gtttACTGGTTCAAAGATGGGAAGCAGATTTCAAAAAGAAATGAGCACTTCAAAATGAGGCGAGAAGGAGACGGGACGTGTTCTCTGCACATTGACTCCACCACCGGCGATGACGACGGCAACTACACCATCATGGCGGCCAACCCCCAG GGGAGAATCAGCTGTTCTGGCCACTTGATGGTACAAGGTTTGCCCCTTCGAAGTCGACTAACAGCTGCTGGTCAGTCTCACAG AGTAAGGTCCCGAGCgcaagaaagagacaaagagcCCCTACAGGAACGATTTTTCCGACCACATTTCCTGCAGGCTCCTGGGGATATGGTAGCTCACGAGGGGCGCCTCTGTCGCCTGGACTGTAAG GTGAGTGGCTTACCGCCTCCGGAGCTGACGTGGCTGCTCAATGGCCAGCCTGTGCTCCCCGACACCTCCCACATGATGCTGGTCAGGGAGACCGGAGTCCACTCTTTGCTCATTGACCCGCTCACTCAACGTGACGCAGGGACCTACACCTGCGTTGCTACCAACAAAACTGGGCAGAATTCCTTTAGTCTGGACCTCACTGTAGTAG CCAAAGAAGTGAAGAAAGCACCTGTAATCCTGGAGAAACTGCAGAACAGCGGTGTTCCCGAAGGCCACCCGGTGAGACTGGAGTGCCGGGTCATAGGCATGCCTCCACCTGTGTTCTACTGGAAGAAAGGCAACGAGACCATCCCCTTCACCAGAGACAGGATCAG caTGCACCAGGACACAACTGGGTATGTCTGCCTCCTCATTCAGCCAGCCAAGAAATCAGACGCTGGATGGTACACATTGTCAGCCAAGAATGAAGCTGGCATCGTGTCATGCACTGCCAGGTTGGATATATACG CTCAGTGGCACCACCAGATCCCACCACCCATGTCTGTCCGGCCCAGTGGCAGTCGCTACGGATCTCTCACCAGTAAAGGACTCGAcattttctctgctttctcctcCACGGAAAGCACAATGGTGTATTCATGCTCTTCTCGGAGTGTAGTGGAGAGTGATGAACTTTAA
- the MYPN gene encoding myopalladin isoform X3 → MFPLSFWWYCEGKELENSPDVHIIQAGNLHSLTIAEAFEEDTGRYSCFASNIYGTDSTSAEIYIEGVSSSDSEGDPNKDEMNRIQKPNEVSSPPTTSAAIPSAVPQAQHVVAQPSVSTIQQCQSPTNYLQGLDGKPIIAAPVFTKMLQNLSASEGQLVVFECRVKGAPSPKVEWYREGTLIEDSPDFRILQKKPRSMAEPEEICTLVIAEVFAEDSGCFTCTASNKYGTVSSIAQLDIRGNEDPRNNGSLHSANSTTNLAAIEQQPSPPNPEPPSVEQLPKPKLEGVLVNHNEPRSSSRIGLRVHFNLPEDDKGSEASSEGGMVTTNQTRPDSFQERFNGQSAKIPEPSSPVKEPPPVLAKPKLDSSQLQQLHKQVLLEQQQLQNPSPSSPKEFPFNMSVLTSTAVPAVTMSGKQVKAPSSQTFSLARPKHFFPSTSTTAATVSPSSSPVFTLISTPQAMQRTVSKESLLVSQPLVQTKSLGGVSAQNEPPPPGPIEPAQLPLTFSISSGNQFQPHCVSPTPVSPTGRIQNPVAFLSSVLPSLPAIPPTNAMGLPRSAPSVPSQGRMKKHIKSSQPVNDDYIRETKNAVILDLGKKVNFSDVRSNQQEYKISSFEQRLMNEIEFRLERTPVDESDDEIQHDEIPTGKCIAPIFDKRLKHFRVTEGSPVTFTCKIVGIPVPKVYWFKDGKQISKRNEHFKMRREGDGTCSLHIDSTTGDDDGNYTIMAANPQGRISCSGHLMVQGLPLRSRLTAAGQSHRVRSRAQERDKEPLQERFFRPHFLQAPGDMVAHEGRLCRLDCKVSGLPPPELTWLLNGQPVLPDTSHMMLVRETGVHSLLIDPLTQRDAGTYTCVATNKTGQNSFSLDLTVVAKEVKKAPVILEKLQNSGVPEGHPVRLECRVIGMPPPVFYWKKGNETIPFTRDRISMHQDTTGYVCLLIQPAKKSDAGWYTLSAKNEAGIVSCTARLDIYAQWHHQIPPPMSVRPSGSRYGSLTSKGLDIFSAFSSTESTMVYSCSSRSVVESDEL, encoded by the exons gggTTTCTTCCTCTGACTCAGAAGGGGACCCTAACAAGGACGAAATGAATCG AATCCAGAAGCCAAATGAGGTGTCATCCCCTCCCACTACTTCTGCAGCCATTCCTTCAGCAGTACCCCAAGCCCAGCATGTGGTGGCCCAGCCCAGTGTGTCAACCATTCAGCAG TGTCAGAGCCCTACCAACTATCTGCAAGGATTGGATGGAAAACCTATCATTGCAGCTCCTGTGTTTACAAAG ATGTTACAAAATTTATCAGCCTCTGAGGGTCAGCTAGTTGTCTTTGAATGCAGAGTAAAAGGAGCTCCATCTCCTAAAGTTGAGTGGTATAGAGAAGGGACCTTGATAGAAGATTCTCCAGATTTTAGAATTTTACAGAAAA aacctCGATCCATGGCAGAGCCAG AGGAGATCTGTACTTTGGTCATTGCTGAGGTATTTGCGGAAGACTCTGGGTGCTTCACCTGTACTGCAAGCAATAAATACGGCACAGTGTCAAGCATTGCACAGCTAGATATAAGAG GAAATGAAGACCCCAGAAACAATGGGTCTCTTCACTCAGCCAACTCTACCACCAACCTGGCTGCTATTGAGCAACAGCCGTCCCCACCCAACCCAGAGCCACCTTCTGTGGAACAACTCCCTAAACCCAAACTGGAAGGCGTTCTGGTGAACCACAACGAGCCCCGGTCCAGCTCAAGGATCGGGCTCCGTGTCCACTTCAACCTGCCTGAAGATGACAAAGGAAGTGAAGCATCCTCTGAGGGTGGCATGGTGACCACCAACCAGACCAGGCCTGATTCCTTCCAGGAGAGATTCAATGGACAGTCGGCAAAAATCCCTGAGCCTTCCTCGCCCGTCAAAGAGCCCCCTCCAGTTCTGGCCAAACCCAAACT AGATTCCAGCCAGCTACAACAGCTTCACAAGCAAGTCTTACTGGAACAACAGCAGTTGCAAAACCCATCTCCTTCATCTCCTAAGGAGTTTCCTTTCAACATGAGTGTTTTGACCTCCACTGCTGTCCCAGCGGTGACAATGTCCGGCAAGCAGGTGAAGGCCCCTTCATCACAGACATTCAGCTTGGCCCGGCCAAAGCACTTCTTCCCCTCCACGAGCACCACTGCAGCAACTGTGTCCCCTTCCAGCTCTCCAGTGTTCACCCTGATCAGCACTCCTCAAGCCATGCAGAGGACAGTGAGCAAAGAAAGCCTCTTAGTTTCTCAGCCCTTGGTGCAAACCAAATCTCTAGGAGGGGTTTCTGCCCAAAACGAGCCACCTCCTCCAGGTCCGATAGAACCAGCACAACTGCCACTCACGTTTTCCATCTCCAGCGGAAACCAGTTTCAGCCCCACTGCGTGTCCCCAACTCCTGTCTCTCCCACCGGCCGGATTCAGAACCCAGTGGCTTTCCTCAGCTCCGTCCTGCCTTCTCTCCCTGCCATCCCACCCACCAATGCCATGGGGCTGCCTAGAAGCGCACCATCCGT GCCATCCCAGGGACGAATGAAGAAACATATAAAGTCTTCCCAACCAGTGAATGATGATTACATTCGTGAAACTAAGAATGCGGTGATTCTAGACTTGGGGAAAAAAGTGAATTTCAGTGATGTCAGATCAAACCAGCAG GAGTACAAAATTTCAAGCTTTGAGCAGAGGCTGATGAATGAAATAGAGTTTCGCTTGGAACGCACCCCTGTTGATGAATCAGATGATGAAATCCAACATGATGAGATCCCCACGGGCAAGTGTATTGCTCCCATCTTTGACAAAAGACTCAAGCACTTCCGGGTCACCGAAGGCTCTCCAGTGACATTCACCTGCAAAATTGTTGGGATACCTGTCCCAAAG gtttACTGGTTCAAAGATGGGAAGCAGATTTCAAAAAGAAATGAGCACTTCAAAATGAGGCGAGAAGGAGACGGGACGTGTTCTCTGCACATTGACTCCACCACCGGCGATGACGACGGCAACTACACCATCATGGCGGCCAACCCCCAG GGGAGAATCAGCTGTTCTGGCCACTTGATGGTACAAGGTTTGCCCCTTCGAAGTCGACTAACAGCTGCTGGTCAGTCTCACAG AGTAAGGTCCCGAGCgcaagaaagagacaaagagcCCCTACAGGAACGATTTTTCCGACCACATTTCCTGCAGGCTCCTGGGGATATGGTAGCTCACGAGGGGCGCCTCTGTCGCCTGGACTGTAAG GTGAGTGGCTTACCGCCTCCGGAGCTGACGTGGCTGCTCAATGGCCAGCCTGTGCTCCCCGACACCTCCCACATGATGCTGGTCAGGGAGACCGGAGTCCACTCTTTGCTCATTGACCCGCTCACTCAACGTGACGCAGGGACCTACACCTGCGTTGCTACCAACAAAACTGGGCAGAATTCCTTTAGTCTGGACCTCACTGTAGTAG CCAAAGAAGTGAAGAAAGCACCTGTAATCCTGGAGAAACTGCAGAACAGCGGTGTTCCCGAAGGCCACCCGGTGAGACTGGAGTGCCGGGTCATAGGCATGCCTCCACCTGTGTTCTACTGGAAGAAAGGCAACGAGACCATCCCCTTCACCAGAGACAGGATCAG caTGCACCAGGACACAACTGGGTATGTCTGCCTCCTCATTCAGCCAGCCAAGAAATCAGACGCTGGATGGTACACATTGTCAGCCAAGAATGAAGCTGGCATCGTGTCATGCACTGCCAGGTTGGATATATACG CTCAGTGGCACCACCAGATCCCACCACCCATGTCTGTCCGGCCCAGTGGCAGTCGCTACGGATCTCTCACCAGTAAAGGACTCGAcattttctctgctttctcctcCACGGAAAGCACAATGGTGTATTCATGCTCTTCTCGGAGTGTAGTGGAGAGTGATGAACTTTAA